The following coding sequences are from one Natrarchaeobaculum sulfurireducens window:
- a CDS encoding VWA domain-containing protein, which yields MVAERGDKNLSSLPFPAVVGQDELKRVLLAVAVNDGLDGALVTGEKGTAKSTAVRGLVELLPTQRVVADCPYGCAPDDPASQCTSCRDRTPEELPIETRRVPLITLPLGATRDRVVGTLSVEDALAGDADFDPGLLARANRGILYVDEVNLLDDHLVDVILDAAASGVNTVERDGISVTHPAEFTLIGTMNPEEGDLRPQLRDRFALQATVEGCRDVGDRVEIIDRALADGSDDSAPRAEYADEIDGLRTELLEARDRLSSVDLPDEFKAEIAELCLAAGVDGHRGDVAIARTAMTIAALEGRTTVIEPDVHEAASYALPHRLRSQPFEDEPDLEEILEDRFDAESSDEIDGADDAGGETAGDDGDGRTDENDLDPDAGDDPAGSEEGDSGSGTDESGSEPDHRPDDPAETSGGQPTSANHDAGESDASSDWSGDDSDGTDGEDSDDSGDEDEAQPLVPGHRRGDVAEVGEASAPDLEPSSVDRPDGSARSGSRASAAPSVDNRGPRVRTEPADGGPIDAAASVRSAAARGSTRVERSDLRQSVRAGETSVTIVFAVDASASMRPAMQTAKGVVLELLRDSYERRDRVAFVAFAGEDANVLLPPTDSVSLAARHLKELPTGDRTPLPAGLETAGRVLERAETDASVVVLVTDGRANVADGSPTEATRRAARDLATMDATVMVVDAGDDSRAGLSTLVADETGGELVDLSSLSAERVRTAADRATGE from the coding sequence ATGGTTGCAGAGCGTGGAGACAAAAATCTGTCGTCACTCCCCTTTCCGGCAGTCGTCGGCCAGGACGAACTCAAGCGCGTCCTGCTCGCCGTCGCGGTGAACGACGGGTTAGACGGTGCACTCGTTACTGGCGAGAAGGGGACGGCAAAGTCGACCGCCGTACGGGGGCTGGTCGAGTTGTTGCCGACCCAGCGCGTCGTTGCTGACTGCCCCTACGGCTGTGCACCCGACGATCCCGCCTCACAATGTACGTCGTGTCGCGACCGAACTCCCGAGGAATTACCCATCGAGACCCGTCGAGTGCCGCTGATCACCCTCCCGCTAGGGGCGACTCGAGACCGCGTCGTCGGGACGCTCTCGGTCGAAGACGCACTCGCGGGCGACGCCGACTTCGATCCGGGCCTGCTCGCCCGTGCAAATCGCGGTATCCTCTACGTGGACGAGGTGAACCTGCTGGACGATCACTTAGTCGACGTGATCCTCGACGCTGCTGCGAGCGGCGTCAACACGGTCGAGCGTGACGGTATCAGCGTCACCCATCCCGCCGAGTTCACGCTGATCGGGACGATGAACCCCGAGGAAGGCGATCTCAGACCCCAGTTACGCGACCGGTTCGCACTGCAGGCCACCGTCGAAGGCTGTCGCGACGTCGGCGACCGCGTCGAGATCATCGATCGCGCGCTCGCAGACGGCAGCGACGACAGTGCGCCGCGGGCCGAGTACGCCGACGAAATCGACGGACTCCGAACGGAGCTGCTCGAGGCCCGCGATCGCCTCTCGAGCGTCGACCTCCCTGACGAGTTCAAAGCGGAGATCGCCGAACTCTGCCTGGCGGCCGGCGTCGACGGCCACCGCGGGGACGTCGCGATCGCTCGCACCGCGATGACGATAGCGGCACTCGAGGGTCGGACGACGGTGATCGAACCGGACGTCCACGAGGCAGCCAGCTACGCCCTCCCACACCGGCTTCGTAGCCAGCCGTTCGAGGACGAACCCGACCTCGAAGAGATCCTCGAGGACCGATTCGATGCGGAGTCGTCGGACGAAATCGACGGTGCCGACGACGCGGGCGGGGAAACGGCGGGCGACGACGGCGATGGACGAACGGACGAGAACGATCTCGACCCGGACGCCGGGGACGATCCAGCCGGAAGCGAGGAGGGCGACAGCGGGTCCGGTACAGACGAATCCGGCTCGGAGCCCGACCATCGGCCCGACGACCCCGCCGAGACCTCCGGCGGGCAGCCCACTTCCGCGAATCACGACGCGGGCGAGAGCGACGCCTCGAGCGATTGGTCGGGCGACGACTCCGATGGGACAGATGGTGAAGACAGCGACGATAGTGGCGACGAAGACGAGGCCCAGCCGCTCGTCCCCGGTCACCGACGTGGCGACGTAGCCGAGGTCGGCGAGGCGAGTGCGCCCGACCTCGAGCCGTCGTCCGTCGACCGACCGGACGGGTCGGCTCGAAGCGGCTCACGGGCGAGTGCCGCGCCGAGCGTCGACAACCGCGGGCCTCGAGTCCGAACCGAACCCGCAGACGGTGGCCCGATTGATGCGGCCGCATCGGTTCGTTCGGCCGCCGCTCGAGGCTCGACCCGCGTCGAGCGATCGGATCTCCGCCAGTCGGTCCGGGCCGGCGAGACGTCCGTCACGATCGTCTTCGCCGTCGACGCGAGCGCCTCGATGCGTCCCGCGATGCAGACCGCCAAAGGCGTCGTCCTCGAGCTGTTGCGTGATAGTTACGAACGGCGTGATCGGGTCGCGTTCGTCGCCTTCGCCGGGGAAGACGCCAACGTCTTGCTCCCACCGACCGACAGCGTCTCGCTCGCTGCACGCCACCTCAAAGAACTCCCCACCGGCGATCGAACGCCGCTCCCGGCCGGCCTCGAAACCGCGGGTCGGGTGCTCGAGCGAGCCGAAACCGACGCCTCGGTGGTCGTACTCGTCACCGACGGACGGGCGAACGTCGCCGACGGGAGTCCCACGGAAGCGACTCGACGGGCGGCACGGGACCTCGCCACGATGGACGCGACCGTCATGGTCGTAGACGCTGGCGACGACTCGCGGGCCGGTCTCTCGACGCTCGTCGCGGACGAGACCGGCGGCGAACTGGTCGACCTCTCGTCGCTGTCGGCCGAGCGGGTCCGGACGGCGGCCGATCGAGCGACGGGTGAATGA
- the pyrI gene encoding aspartate carbamoyltransferase regulatory subunit: protein MSNGADDHKLRVSKIHNGTVIDHVHGGQALNVLAILGIDGSEGEEVSVGMNVPSDRLARKDIVKVEGRELSQDEVDVLSLIAPDATINIVREYEVVEKSRVDRPDVVEGVLSCPNPGCITTGDEPVDSRFEVLSDGVRCSYCGTIVREEIASLIET, encoded by the coding sequence ATGAGTAACGGTGCGGACGATCACAAGCTGCGCGTCAGCAAGATCCACAACGGGACCGTCATCGATCACGTCCACGGCGGCCAGGCGCTGAACGTTCTCGCGATCCTCGGCATCGACGGCAGCGAGGGCGAAGAGGTCTCGGTCGGGATGAACGTCCCGTCGGACCGACTCGCCCGCAAGGACATCGTCAAGGTCGAGGGTCGCGAGCTGAGCCAGGACGAAGTCGACGTTCTCTCGCTGATCGCACCCGATGCGACGATCAACATCGTCCGCGAGTACGAGGTCGTCGAGAAGTCACGCGTCGACCGTCCTGACGTCGTCGAAGGTGTACTCTCGTGTCCAAACCCTGGTTGTATCACGACCGGCGACGAACCCGTCGACTCGCGCTTCGAGGTACTCAGCGACGGCGTTCGCTGTTCGTACTGTGGGACGATCGTCCGCGAGGAGATCGCGTCGCTGATCGAGACCTGA
- a CDS encoding ABC transporter permease, which yields MSSGVGSFGAGLKRTTPSHPLAISVVLGGLLLAYFVVPLVAFLARAGAVDVAGELTDPVVLEAIGTSLVTAPISTAIATVFGVPLAYALSRGNFRGKRLVEVLVLLPLVVPPVVGGAMLLTVVGRFTPIGAAAASLGVPLTDSHLGVILAQTFVAAPFLVVTARAGFDEVDERLEEAARTMGYSPLETVRLVTLPLSRTAIAAGIVLTFVRAIGEFGATMMVAYNPRTMPTRIWVSFVSYGLDAVVPIALALLAITLVVVLAVQVLIGTYSSH from the coding sequence GTGAGCAGCGGAGTTGGATCGTTCGGTGCGGGGCTAAAGCGGACGACACCGTCTCACCCGCTCGCGATCTCGGTTGTCCTCGGCGGGCTGTTGCTCGCGTACTTCGTCGTGCCGTTGGTTGCGTTCCTCGCTCGAGCGGGCGCAGTCGACGTCGCCGGCGAGCTTACCGATCCCGTCGTGCTCGAGGCGATCGGAACGTCGCTCGTGACTGCACCGATTTCGACGGCGATTGCGACGGTCTTCGGTGTTCCGCTGGCGTACGCCCTCTCGCGAGGAAATTTTCGTGGGAAGCGACTGGTGGAGGTGCTCGTCTTGCTCCCGCTGGTGGTCCCGCCGGTCGTCGGCGGTGCGATGTTGCTCACGGTCGTCGGTCGGTTCACGCCGATCGGCGCCGCGGCGGCGAGTCTCGGCGTCCCGCTGACTGACAGCCACCTCGGCGTGATCCTCGCACAGACGTTCGTCGCCGCGCCGTTTCTGGTCGTCACTGCACGGGCGGGCTTCGACGAAGTCGACGAACGACTCGAGGAGGCCGCCCGGACGATGGGCTATAGCCCGCTCGAGACCGTCCGACTGGTCACGCTGCCGCTTTCGAGAACCGCCATCGCTGCGGGCATCGTCCTCACGTTCGTTCGAGCGATCGGCGAGTTTGGCGCGACGATGATGGTGGCGTACAACCCGCGGACGATGCCGACGCGGATCTGGGTCTCGTTCGTCTCGTACGGACTGGACGCTGTCGTTCCCATCGCGCTCGCGTTGCTCGCGATTACGCTTGTCGTCGTCCTCGCCGTGCAGGTGCTCATCGGAACCTATAGTAGTCACTGA
- a CDS encoding extracellular solute-binding protein, with the protein MGTRGDEARATHSRRSVLAAAAGVVGLAGSASLLAGRDRIRVLAAGSLAAALEDRIGPAFEAATDVRVDGEYLGTNAILRLIERGDTLPDVVIGADVSLVRDRLVPEHARFDLEFATNEVGIAYDPETDVGSRLAADEPWHEVLAAADAGAIGISDPDQNPLGYRAVHLFELAEREHDRSGFRDVMLERSSVDGQEGQLLGGLEAGNRACAISYRNMAADRDLPFYALPTTYNFADPAFEDVYATASYTTADGQTVTGSLVSYTATVLDRATEPENGQRFVAFLGERPSLLEGAGLEVPESLPRPSGDFPEAIQP; encoded by the coding sequence ATGGGGACGCGTGGCGACGAGGCTCGAGCGACCCACAGCCGACGGTCGGTCCTCGCCGCGGCGGCGGGCGTCGTCGGGCTCGCGGGGTCGGCCAGCCTGCTTGCTGGACGCGATCGGATCCGTGTACTCGCCGCGGGGAGCCTCGCGGCCGCCCTCGAGGACCGGATCGGGCCCGCGTTCGAAGCGGCGACGGACGTCCGCGTCGACGGCGAGTACCTCGGGACGAACGCGATCTTGCGACTGATCGAACGCGGCGACACGCTGCCGGACGTCGTGATCGGGGCCGACGTCTCGCTGGTTCGGGACCGACTCGTCCCCGAGCACGCTCGCTTCGACCTCGAGTTCGCGACGAACGAGGTCGGGATTGCGTACGATCCGGAGACGGACGTCGGAAGTCGACTCGCGGCCGACGAGCCGTGGCACGAGGTGCTGGCAGCCGCCGACGCGGGGGCGATCGGAATCAGCGATCCCGACCAGAACCCGCTGGGCTACCGCGCGGTCCACCTGTTCGAGCTGGCCGAACGCGAACACGACCGCTCCGGTTTCCGGGATGTGATGCTGGAGCGGTCGTCAGTCGACGGACAGGAGGGACAGCTTCTCGGTGGCCTCGAGGCCGGTAACCGTGCGTGTGCTATCAGCTACCGGAACATGGCCGCCGACCGTGATCTCCCGTTTTATGCGTTACCGACAACCTACAACTTCGCCGATCCAGCTTTCGAGGACGTCTACGCGACTGCCAGCTACACGACAGCCGACGGTCAGACAGTCACTGGTTCGCTGGTCAGCTATACCGCGACTGTTCTCGACCGTGCGACCGAACCGGAAAACGGCCAGCGTTTCGTGGCGTTTCTCGGTGAGCGACCCTCGTTGCTCGAGGGGGCCGGACTGGAAGTCCCCGAATCCCTGCCCCGGCCGTCGGGGGACTTCCCGGAGGCGATCCAGCCGTGA
- the pyrB gene encoding aspartate carbamoyltransferase: MRHDHLITSKQLSREDVELVLDRAAEIDADPERVADRHAGRLLGLLFFEPSTRTKMSFETAMKRLGGDVVDMGSIESSSVKKGETLADTVRVIEGYADALVLRHPQQGAAKMASEYVDVPLVNAGDGAGHHPSQTMLDLYTIRENAGLEDLTIGIMGDLKYGRTVHSLAYALSNFDARQHFISPESLQLPREVVYDLHQQQGGTQIREHDSIEEVLPSLDVLYVTRIQRERFPDENEYQQVAGEYQIDAKTLEDASDDLTVMHPLPRVDEIAPEIDDTDYAAYFEQAHNGVPVRMALLDMLLESGGENDE, from the coding sequence ATGCGTCACGATCACCTCATCACGAGCAAACAACTCTCGCGCGAGGACGTCGAACTGGTTCTCGATCGGGCGGCCGAAATCGACGCCGATCCTGAACGCGTCGCCGACCGACACGCGGGGCGGCTGCTCGGACTCCTCTTTTTCGAACCGAGCACGCGGACGAAGATGAGCTTCGAGACCGCCATGAAGCGACTCGGCGGCGACGTCGTGGACATGGGCTCGATCGAGTCCTCGAGCGTCAAGAAAGGCGAGACGCTCGCCGACACGGTCCGGGTCATCGAGGGCTACGCCGACGCGCTCGTCTTGCGACATCCTCAGCAGGGCGCCGCAAAGATGGCCAGCGAGTACGTCGACGTCCCCCTCGTGAACGCTGGCGACGGCGCTGGACACCACCCATCACAGACGATGCTCGACCTCTATACGATCCGGGAGAACGCCGGCCTGGAGGACCTGACGATCGGCATCATGGGCGACCTGAAATACGGACGAACGGTCCACTCGCTGGCGTACGCGCTGTCGAACTTCGACGCCCGCCAGCACTTTATCAGCCCCGAAAGCCTCCAGTTACCCCGCGAAGTCGTCTACGATCTCCACCAGCAACAAGGTGGCACCCAGATCCGCGAACACGACTCCATCGAAGAGGTCCTCCCGTCGCTCGACGTGCTCTACGTGACCCGAATCCAGCGCGAGCGGTTCCCCGACGAAAACGAGTACCAGCAGGTCGCCGGTGAGTACCAGATCGACGCCAAGACGCTCGAGGACGCGAGCGACGACCTGACAGTGATGCACCCGCTGCCACGGGTCGACGAGATCGCCCCCGAGATCGACGACACCGACTACGCCGCCTACTTCGAGCAGGCACACAACGGCGTCCCGGTTCGGATGGCCCTGCTCGATATGCTGCTCGAAAGCGGAGGTGAGAACGATGAGTAA
- a CDS encoding helix-turn-helix domain-containing protein, with product MTSIADIEIPADGTGLGELFETVPSLNCEMERVIASSGHGLWLSGAPQDDVEDALDEASAIGRYSLISSDDDRWLYDLEFDPDTVDVFEVVLEEGGTVLSASASNGNWLISIRVVDRESVSSLYDRLVADDVSPTIVRLYDVAEESHSQCGLTPRQYETLVAAIDHGYFEIPREVSMQELSEELDISHQALSERLRRAYRALVTSELNVAEEETTAPPIPSN from the coding sequence ATGACTTCAATCGCAGACATCGAGATTCCGGCCGACGGAACCGGGTTGGGCGAGCTCTTCGAGACGGTACCATCACTGAACTGTGAGATGGAGCGCGTCATCGCCTCGAGCGGCCACGGCCTGTGGCTTTCGGGGGCTCCACAGGACGACGTCGAGGACGCGCTGGACGAAGCCTCGGCGATCGGTCGGTACTCGCTGATCAGCAGCGACGACGACCGCTGGCTGTACGACCTCGAGTTCGACCCCGACACGGTCGACGTTTTCGAAGTCGTCCTCGAAGAGGGCGGAACCGTCCTATCGGCGTCGGCATCGAACGGCAACTGGCTAATCAGCATTCGCGTCGTCGACCGCGAGAGCGTCAGTTCGCTCTACGACCGACTCGTCGCCGACGACGTCTCGCCGACGATCGTCCGACTGTACGACGTAGCCGAGGAGAGCCACTCCCAGTGTGGACTCACCCCGCGCCAGTACGAGACGCTGGTGGCGGCGATCGACCACGGCTACTTCGAGATTCCTCGAGAGGTCTCGATGCAGGAACTCTCGGAGGAACTCGATATCTCCCATCAGGCGCTGTCCGAGCGGCTTCGTCGTGCGTACCGCGCGCTGGTGACTTCGGAACTCAACGTCGCCGAAGAGGAGACCACCGCCCCGCCGATCCCGTCGAACTGA
- a CDS encoding uracil-xanthine permease family protein, which translates to MTDGESAATDGAAEDIEYGIDDRPPLGESTVLGIQHYLTMVGANIAVPLILADAMGMTEYPEITAQFIGTFFVVSGIATLAQTTFGNRYPIVQGAPFSMLAPALAIVAVVTAGDVGAGGDWQAALVQLQGAIIVAATVQVAMGYFGLVGKLRRFLSPVVIAPTIALIGLALFDAPQITTTDQSWLLLGLTLGLILLFSQYLDVKHKAFRLYPVILAIGIAWAVAAVLSTTGTIGDGHPGHVPLGEVTEASLLMPIYPFQWGAPEVTTAFVIGMFAGVLASIVESIGDYYAVANLTGSAAPGERRINHGIGMEGLMNVFSGIMGTSGSTSYSENVGAIGLTGVASRYVVQIGAVVMLVFGFVGYFGQLIATIPDPIVGGLFIAMFAQIVAVGVANLRYVDLDSSRNVFVVGFALFIGLAVPAYMGNFENTLEFRDAVALEATLAPLLEAGVVADTAIHGWLEGALIAVVDTVFIIGSTGMAVGGLAALILDNTIPGTRAERGLAEWNRIAEDDGEFTPFWERWDDDETDAASNRRD; encoded by the coding sequence ATGACAGACGGGGAGTCGGCGGCGACTGACGGGGCCGCAGAAGACATCGAGTACGGGATCGACGACAGACCGCCACTTGGCGAATCGACGGTGCTTGGCATCCAGCACTACTTGACGATGGTCGGGGCGAACATCGCGGTGCCGCTGATTCTGGCAGACGCGATGGGAATGACGGAGTACCCCGAGATTACTGCACAGTTTATCGGGACGTTCTTCGTCGTCTCTGGGATCGCGACACTCGCCCAGACGACCTTCGGGAACCGGTATCCGATCGTGCAGGGCGCGCCGTTCTCGATGCTCGCGCCCGCACTGGCGATCGTCGCCGTCGTCACGGCTGGCGATGTCGGCGCCGGCGGCGACTGGCAAGCTGCGCTGGTCCAACTCCAGGGCGCGATCATCGTTGCGGCGACGGTACAGGTCGCGATGGGGTATTTCGGGCTCGTCGGGAAGCTTCGGCGGTTCCTCTCGCCGGTCGTCATCGCACCCACGATCGCCCTGATCGGGCTGGCGCTGTTCGATGCCCCGCAGATCACCACGACGGATCAGAGCTGGCTCCTCCTTGGGCTCACCCTGGGGCTCATCCTCCTGTTTTCGCAGTACCTCGACGTCAAACACAAGGCGTTCCGCCTCTACCCCGTGATCCTCGCGATCGGGATCGCCTGGGCCGTCGCCGCTGTCCTGTCCACCACGGGGACTATCGGTGACGGCCACCCCGGCCACGTCCCACTCGGCGAGGTCACCGAGGCGTCGCTGCTCATGCCCATCTATCCGTTCCAGTGGGGAGCGCCCGAGGTGACGACGGCGTTCGTCATCGGGATGTTCGCCGGCGTCCTCGCCTCGATCGTCGAGAGCATCGGTGACTACTACGCCGTCGCCAACCTGACTGGCTCTGCGGCACCCGGCGAACGGCGGATCAACCACGGCATCGGCATGGAGGGACTCATGAACGTCTTCTCGGGGATCATGGGAACCAGCGGCTCGACCTCCTACTCCGAGAACGTCGGCGCGATCGGGCTGACCGGAGTCGCCTCCCGGTACGTCGTTCAGATCGGGGCCGTCGTCATGCTCGTATTCGGCTTCGTCGGCTACTTCGGCCAGCTCATCGCGACCATCCCCGACCCGATCGTCGGCGGCCTGTTTATCGCCATGTTCGCCCAGATCGTCGCCGTCGGCGTCGCGAACCTCCGGTACGTTGACCTGGACTCCTCGAGAAACGTCTTCGTCGTCGGCTTCGCTCTGTTCATCGGGCTGGCGGTTCCTGCCTACATGGGCAACTTCGAGAACACCCTCGAGTTCCGCGACGCCGTCGCGCTCGAGGCGACGCTCGCACCCCTGCTCGAGGCCGGTGTCGTCGCCGATACCGCCATCCATGGCTGGCTCGAAGGCGCACTGATCGCCGTCGTGGACACCGTCTTCATCATCGGCTCGACGGGGATGGCCGTCGGTGGCCTCGCCGCGCTCATCCTCGACAACACGATTCCGGGGACTCGAGCAGAACGCGGCCTCGCCGAGTGGAACCGGATCGCAGAGGACGACGGCGAGTTTACGCCGTTCTGGGAGCGCTGGGACGACGACGAAACTGACGCTGCGTCGAACCGACGCGACTGA
- a CDS encoding RAD55 family ATPase, whose protein sequence is MDGRLETGIEVLDRKLDGGLPPGYVVAFVASPASQSELLLYELTAARGTLYITTERSDDAVRYAVEQSPSAVGNPTVRHVSSDDPLAETRRLIDALPDGANLIVDTMDVLERTDTDDYVAFLNDLKVRMLETGSIAVLHCLKSDVEPDNRARTYHAVDAVFDLRTAVAGTDLENVLAIPKYRQGGQPTETIKLELTEEVAIDTSRDIA, encoded by the coding sequence ATGGACGGCCGGTTGGAAACGGGCATCGAGGTGTTGGACCGGAAGCTCGACGGCGGCCTGCCACCGGGCTACGTCGTCGCGTTTGTGGCGAGCCCGGCCAGCCAGTCCGAACTGCTCCTCTACGAACTCACGGCTGCTCGAGGGACGCTGTACATTACCACTGAACGCTCCGACGACGCCGTCCGGTACGCGGTCGAACAGTCTCCGTCCGCCGTAGGTAATCCGACCGTCCGCCACGTTTCGAGTGATGATCCACTCGCCGAGACGCGACGGCTCATCGATGCGCTTCCGGATGGCGCGAACCTCATCGTCGACACGATGGATGTCTTAGAGCGCACTGACACAGACGACTACGTCGCGTTTCTCAACGATCTCAAAGTCCGAATGCTCGAAACGGGGAGTATCGCCGTCTTGCACTGTCTGAAAAGCGACGTCGAACCCGACAACCGGGCTCGAACCTACCACGCCGTAGACGCCGTCTTCGACCTCCGGACGGCCGTCGCCGGCACCGATCTCGAGAACGTGCTTGCGATCCCGAAGTATCGCCAGGGCGGCCAGCCGACCGAAACGATCAAACTCGAACTCACCGAAGAAGTGGCGATCGATACGAGCCGCGACATCGCCTGA
- a CDS encoding enoyl-CoA hydratase/isomerase family protein: MHVEHDDGVLRLTFDRPNVLNALTREVVTEMADEIEAATPDDYHAIVITGEGDAFSAGGDLEMLSEEPASPQAAYTEVTATFGRLVEAMFECPVPIVAKVNGDAVGAGLALVALSDIAYAEEDATFSCAFVRVGLIPDTGGTFMLPHIVGLRAAKKLAFTGEFFDAERAADLELVNETVSADELDERVAETVDRLSRRPTDVIGMMKQAMHENMARHWAEALDYENTLQVQARASDAHEEGVAAFLEGREPEFNE; the protein is encoded by the coding sequence ATGCACGTCGAACACGACGACGGCGTCCTGCGCCTCACGTTCGATCGCCCGAACGTCCTGAACGCACTGACCCGCGAGGTCGTCACCGAGATGGCCGACGAAATCGAAGCCGCAACGCCCGACGACTACCACGCGATCGTCATCACCGGCGAAGGCGACGCCTTTAGCGCCGGCGGCGACCTCGAGATGCTGTCGGAAGAACCCGCCTCGCCACAGGCGGCCTACACCGAAGTGACTGCCACGTTCGGCCGACTGGTCGAGGCCATGTTCGAGTGTCCCGTCCCCATCGTCGCGAAGGTCAACGGCGACGCCGTGGGTGCCGGGCTCGCACTCGTCGCGCTGTCGGACATCGCCTACGCCGAGGAGGACGCGACGTTTTCCTGTGCGTTCGTCCGCGTCGGACTGATTCCCGACACCGGTGGGACGTTCATGCTGCCGCACATCGTCGGTCTGCGGGCTGCGAAGAAGCTCGCGTTCACCGGCGAGTTCTTCGACGCCGAGCGGGCGGCCGATCTCGAGTTAGTCAACGAAACCGTCTCCGCCGACGAGCTCGACGAGCGAGTGGCCGAGACCGTCGACAGGTTGAGCCGACGCCCGACCGACGTCATCGGGATGATGAAACAGGCGATGCACGAGAACATGGCCCGCCACTGGGCAGAAGCACTCGACTACGAGAACACACTCCAGGTCCAGGCCCGAGCCTCCGATGCTCACGAGGAAGGCGTCGCCGCTTTCCTCGAGGGACGCGAGCCGGAGTTCAACGAGTAG